A section of the Methanoregula formicica SMSP genome encodes:
- a CDS encoding SRPBCC domain-containing protein produces the protein MVPEIALPPEYRNTKAGRELYSEIEIHASPGRIWEILTVFPWYPEWNPFIRSIRGDLVVGGRITAELRPPGSAGMTIRPVLVKMDPPREFRWMGHLFISGLFNGKHVFEIHPAGTGRCRFVQREIFSSFLLPLFTQMLNGGTARGFTDMNAALKERAENTGPEIQ, from the coding sequence ATGGTACCGGAGATCGCGCTCCCGCCGGAATACCGAAACACAAAAGCCGGCAGAGAGTTGTATAGCGAGATCGAGATCCATGCCTCGCCCGGGCGGATCTGGGAGATCCTCACGGTTTTCCCCTGGTACCCTGAATGGAACCCGTTTATCCGGAGTATCCGGGGTGACCTTGTTGTGGGTGGGCGTATCACGGCGGAGCTCCGGCCCCCGGGTTCAGCAGGGATGACCATACGGCCGGTCCTTGTGAAGATGGACCCGCCCCGGGAGTTCCGGTGGATGGGACACCTCTTTATCAGCGGTCTCTTTAACGGGAAGCACGTTTTCGAGATCCATCCGGCAGGCACGGGCAGGTGCCGGTTTGTCCAGCGCGAAATCTTCTCGAGCTTCCTCCTCCCGCTCTTTACACAGATGCTAAATGGTGGCACCGCCCGCGGATTTACTGATATGAATGCGGCGCTGAAGGAGCGGGCAGAGAATACCGGCCCCGAAATACAGTGA
- a CDS encoding DUF120 domain-containing protein has protein sequence MIAAEDLQCLKALAVRGGCHGPIFVSTQSIGEMLGISQQTASRRLKGLETAGLITRVLSADGQHVTVTKAGEEVLRREYQEYCRIFAEGGKSYQLSGAVVSGIGEGKYYMSLKPYKEQFATALGFEPYPGTLNIKLAPSSVTVRKKIDALDWTRIKGFSTDGRTFGDARCIPCQIGTIKCGIVVPGRTHYPEDLIEVIAPIALRRKLGVEDNDSINVEVGP, from the coding sequence ATGATAGCAGCGGAGGATCTCCAGTGTCTCAAGGCGCTCGCGGTACGGGGCGGGTGCCACGGGCCCATCTTTGTATCAACGCAGAGCATCGGCGAGATGCTCGGGATCAGCCAGCAGACAGCGTCCCGGCGGCTGAAGGGGCTTGAGACGGCCGGGCTCATCACCCGGGTGCTCTCGGCCGACGGCCAGCACGTAACCGTGACGAAGGCCGGCGAGGAAGTGCTCCGGCGGGAGTACCAGGAATACTGCCGGATCTTTGCGGAAGGCGGCAAGTCCTACCAGCTGAGCGGCGCCGTTGTGAGCGGAATTGGTGAGGGCAAGTATTACATGAGCCTCAAGCCGTATAAGGAGCAGTTTGCTACAGCCCTCGGATTCGAGCCGTACCCCGGCACGCTGAACATCAAGCTTGCGCCTTCGAGTGTCACGGTCCGGAAGAAGATCGATGCGCTCGACTGGACCCGGATCAAGGGTTTCTCCACCGACGGCCGCACGTTCGGTGACGCCCGCTGCATCCCCTGCCAGATCGGCACGATCAAGTGCGGCATCGTGGTGCCGGGCCGGACTCATTATCCCGAAGACCTCATCGAGGTCATCGCCCCGATAGCCCTCAGGCGCAAGCTGGGTGTTGAGGACAACGACAGCATCAACGTCGAGGTGGGGCCGTGA
- the ribB gene encoding 3,4-dihydroxy-2-butanone-4-phosphate synthase, whose protein sequence is MIDKALAALRDGKFILLYDFDDREGETDFAIRSDAVTPKDIVRMRKDGGGLICTAVHPVAAQKLGLPFASDALRAIAVAEREGDIPYDRKNHSSFSLWVNHRNTFTGITDRDRTLTVNAIAEQVKRAMNGGNVNFHETFRTPGHMALLRAADGLLDVRRGQTELSIAMAQMAGITPSITICEMLDDESGYALSKEDAKLYARKHKLEFIEGSEVLEAWDKAKKDRK, encoded by the coding sequence GTGATTGACAAGGCCCTTGCGGCACTCCGTGACGGGAAATTTATCCTGCTCTACGATTTCGATGACCGCGAGGGCGAGACGGACTTTGCGATCCGGTCCGATGCCGTCACGCCGAAGGATATCGTAAGGATGAGAAAAGACGGCGGCGGCCTCATCTGCACAGCCGTCCACCCGGTTGCTGCCCAGAAACTCGGCCTCCCGTTCGCAAGCGACGCCCTGCGGGCGATCGCGGTTGCCGAACGCGAGGGTGACATCCCGTACGACCGGAAGAACCACTCCTCCTTCTCGCTCTGGGTGAACCACCGCAACACCTTCACCGGCATTACCGACCGGGACCGCACCCTGACCGTGAACGCGATCGCCGAGCAGGTGAAGCGGGCGATGAATGGCGGCAATGTGAATTTCCACGAGACCTTCCGCACTCCGGGCCACATGGCCCTCCTCCGGGCCGCTGACGGGCTTCTCGACGTCCGCCGTGGCCAGACCGAGCTCTCCATCGCGATGGCGCAGATGGCCGGTATCACCCCGTCAATAACGATCTGCGAGATGCTGGACGACGAGTCCGGTTACGCACTCTCGAAAGAGGACGCAAAACTCTACGCCCGCAAGCACAAACTCGAGTTTATCGAGGGGTCAGAAGTGCTGGAAGCGTGGGACAAGGCAAAGAAAGACAGGAAATAA